One Oryza sativa Japonica Group chromosome 8, ASM3414082v1 DNA window includes the following coding sequences:
- the LOC4345537 gene encoding FCS-Like Zinc finger 6 — protein sequence MMMMGKRGGRKNPMRRTTSMTEFAPPVDVLVGGRVADEAEAEAEADEATELEVSGGGEVEEEDAAVEEASYGWFGAGADGAGVRADWLAAYRARAAPALAGLRRNSADFSAVETAAFLRACGLCNRRLGPGRDTFMYKGDTAFCSLECRQQHITHEEWKEKRALAIATAAAAPPQPPPSMPDPTAAGSDNPAGGTLAAA from the exons atgatgatgatggggaAGAGGGGTGGCAGGAAGAACCCGATGAGGCGGACGACGAGCATGACGGAGTTCGCGCCGCCGGTGGACGTGCTGGTGGGGGGGCGCGTGGCGgatgaggcggaggcggaggcggaggccgacgaggCGACGGAGCTGGAGGTGAGCGGCGGgggggaagtggaggaggaggacgccgcggtggaggaggcgtcgTACGGGTGGTTCGGCGCCGGCGCGGATGGCGCCGGGGTGAGGGCGGACTGGCTCGCCGCGTACCgggcgcgcgccgcgccggcgctcgCCGGGCTCCGCCGCAACTCCGCCGACTTCTCCGCCGTCGAGACCGCGGCCTTCCTCCGCGCCTGTGGCCTCTGCAACCGCCGCCTCGGCCCCGGCCGCGACACCTTCATGTACAA GGGCGACACGGCGTTCTGCAGCCTGGAGTGCAGGCAACAGCACATCACGCACGAGGAGTGGAAGGAGAAGCGCGCCCTCGCcatcgccacggcggcggcggcgccgccgcaaccgccgccgtccATGCCGGACCCGACGGCCGCCGGCTCCGACAACCCCGCCGGAGGCACGCTCGCCGCGGCCTGA